GGGAATTCCCGGTGGGGGCTTCTTCTTGCGGGTAGTTGCCGGTGGCGCCAATGCTGCCGAAACTGGCGAATTCGGGACTGGTTAGGTGAGGGAAGCGTCGTAGATGCTCTGAATCGAACTGTCGAGCAGTTCGTTGAATTCGGCATCACTCTGCTGCGCCGTCAGCCCCTCCGTGAGTGCTCGAGAGAAGCTAGCGATCATGTTGTGGTTCTCACGCAGCAGTTGATCTGCCTCAATCCTGGAGTACCCGCCGCTGAGGGCTACGACTCTAAGTACGCGCGGGTGCGCGATCAGATCGGCGTAGAAATTTGCCTCACTAGGAAGGGTGAGTTTCAGCATCACTTGGTCGGAGTCGGGCAGTGAGTCCAACTGTGCGGTGATCTGCTCCCGGAGGAGTTGTTCAGCCTCAACCTTCGTTGGGCTATGGATGTCTACCTCTGGTTCTACGATGGGGACGAGCCCCGCCGCAATGATTTGGCGCGCGATCTCGAACTGCTGATCAACTACAGCAGCAACGCCAGTCGTGTCGCCCTGTTTGATTACCGACCGCATCTTGGTGCCAAAGACGCCTTTGCCGGTTGCCCTGGCTAGCAGTGGATCCAAGTTGGGAATCGGTTTCATCACCTGCACCCCATCCGATTCATCAGCGAGGCCCTTGTCCACTTTCAGAAAGGGAACCACTTGCTTGACCTGCCACAGGTAAGCGGCGCTGCCCAGCCCCTCGATATCGCGATCCATCGTTTGTTCAAACAGGATGGAGCCGACAATGCGATCCCCGGTGAACGCCGGGCTGGTGATGATGCGGGTGCGCATTTGGTGGATGAGATCGAACATCTGCTCGTCGTTGCTGTACTGATCTTCATCGATCCCGTATAGCCGCAGCGCTTTCGGTGTACTGCCACCACTTTGGTCTAGTGCTGCGATGAAGCCGTGGCCATCCCGCATTTTCTCCAACTGCTCGCTGTCCATGTTTTCCTCCCAGATTCTCCAGCTATCCGCTAGGTGCTGCCGTTTTCTCAACGTAGTGGGCATGACCGTAGCGAGACAACTAGCCACCGCAGCACTCACATAGTCAAGCCACCCGAATGGCGCGCTAGCAGCCGGCCCTATCGCAAGGCAGTACAGTCGTTGCGGTTGCCACGGTGTTTGCCGCGGCTCTAGGTTCGCGCTGTGCGGGAAAAAAAAACCAAGGGGTCGATGATCAAGATTGATCCGAACGGCCCCAACTGGCTGCAACGCGTTGGGGTCTCTGCCTGGTTGCTATTAGGGGTCATCGGCTTAGTTGTCGTGCTGTACTTCGGGTTGGCACAGATTTCCGGGTTGCTCATCCCACTCACGGTGTCGGTTGTGATCGGGATGATCTTCTATCCACTGGTTGATCGGCTTCACGGCATTGGCCTGCCGCGCTCGCTCGCGGCTGCAGTCATTCTGCTCCTGCTCGTGCTGATCACGGTGGCGTCGGTGGGACTCGCCGTCAAGGGAGTCTTTGATCAAGGTAAGACGATTGTCGATCAACTAACGCAAGGTTGGGCCGTCATCCAGGAATGGCTAGCAGAACAAGGAATCGACCTGGCAAGCCTAGAGAGTCTATGGAGCTCCATTAGTGACTCGGGTGCTGGCGGGTCCATTGCCCGAGCGGGCTTCTCCAGCGTTGCTGCTTTCCTGGTTGGACTATTCGTTGGCATTTTCTTGCTGTATTACATGCTTAAGGATTGGCAGCTGATCCGCGACTGGGTAGCCGGCAATATGGGCGTGCCCGTTGAACTGGGCTCGGATCTCCTGCAGGATGCCACCAAATCCATTCGGTCCTACTTCGCTGGGCTCGCGATCAGTAGCATCCCAGTGTCGATTGTCATTGGCCTCGCCATGGTGGTCTTGGACTTACCGCTGGCCTTCACGGTGGCTCTGGTCACCTTCGTGACCTCTTTCATCCCCTACCTAGGGGCCATCCTCAGCGGAGCGTTCGCGGTGCTCGTTGCGTTGGGCTCGGGTGGCGTCGATGACGCCCTCATCATGCTGGTGGTAGTGCTGATTACCCAAAATGTTGTCCAGACCCTGCTACTCACCAAGGTCACGAGCGACAAGTTGTCACTGCATCCGATCGTCAACCTCGGCTCGACCATCGTCGGAGCAACAATCGCAGGTCTAGTGGGGGCGACACTCTCGGCGCCGATCGTGGCCACGGTGTTGGCAATCCGTAAGCGCCTCCTTAACTACTACGCGCAGCAGCAAGTGATATCCCCACCCGAGCCCGAGGGCTAGCGCCACGCCGAATGAATTCGGACATAACGTCCTCCGCCAGCGAGACTAGTTTGTTGCAGTTCTGAGATATTTCCTACGGAATCCGCGATTTATCTACGAAATCCGTAGTTATCGGCAAGTATTAGACGCGCTTTTCGCCGATTGATGTCACTCGAATGTCGCATTTCTGTCCCGAAGTACGTGATTTTCGCAGTGGATTGGGCAACACTAGTGACATGGCGGATAACGAGACAGCAACCGGACCTACCTGCCCCTCATGCAGTTTCCCCACCCGAGTGGTAGACCACTGGCGGGATTACTCCACCACTCGGGGCCCGATGACCTCCTACGAGGTCACCTATTGTGACCAGTGCAAACTCTCCAGCCTCAACCGCCGTTCGGCGCAAGAGACTCGCGCCATCGCCTAACTGCCCAGTCGATAGCGGCTGCCGGCTACCCACATTCCTCATAGGCTGTGGCCGTGGCGTACGACTTTCAGATCCGGCAGGCAGGCCCTGCTGATACCCCCGATCTTGCCCAAGTTGCGCAACGCACTTTTCCGTTAGCCTGCCCACCAGCTACGCCCGCAGCAGATATTCAGCAGCACATCAGCAATGAATTGAGCGAACGGGCCTTTCTGGCGCATATGGATTCGCCAGTAACGGAGTTCCAGGTAGCGGTGGCCAGTGATGGTCAGATCATCGGTTACCTGATGCTGGTTGTCACCGCTGCTGGTGCTCCTAACCTGCCCGGTACGCAACCGCTAGAGGTGCGTCGAATCTACGTTGATGAAGCCTGGCAGGGTCGAGGCGTTGGTGCTGCACTCATGGATCTGGCGGTAGTACGAGCCCGCAATCAGCAGCTCGATTGCCTGTGGTTGGGGACCAATCAGGAGAACCACACTGCGGTCGCCTTCTACCGCCGGCTTGGCTTCGAACATGTCGGCACACGCACTTTTCAGGTTGGGTGCTCAGTAGAGTGCGACTTCGTACTGGCGAGATCGTTAGCGACTGTAACTCAGTAGCGCTGAGGCGGTTCCGATTGTAGCTCTTTGAGGACATCAGGCGGCATCTGCTCTAACCAATCGGCGAGGTCACGGAAGTTGATGAACTTGACATCTGGGTACCGATCGACCGCGTCAGCAATAAAACGGGTCATGCTGGTGATGTAAGCGCCACACAGCCAATCGTTGAGGTGCGAGCCCACCACAAGCGGAGCCCGGTTGCCGCTATGCAATGCGTCTAGTGCATCCATAAAGGTCTGATAAGTCTGCTCCTCGACTCGCTTACAGGTCGCGGTGCTTCCTTCGATTTCGCCATCCGTCTGATTGACCATCAGGTTGTAGTCCATCGATAGGACCCACTTTTCTGTACCCGTGAGTTTTAGGGCAGGCAGTGGGAACAGCCACAGGTCACTCTTGGCGTTGCGTTTTGGCCATTGCAGTACGCCAGGATCTGAGGCCTCGTAGCGGAAACCAGCATCAGCAAACGCCCGATGCATTGCAGGGCGATCACCCAACAGGCAAGGGGTTCGTGTCCCCACAAAAGTGGATGAATCAAATGGCAGGACGGGTTCCCCAGTTACTTGCGGGTTGTATTTGGCCCAGTTGTCTAGGAAATGCTTCGACTGGTCGATTTCTGACTTCCAAGCGGCGGTACTCCAGGTGCCGACGCCGTCGTTGTCCCCGCAGAAATGCCCGAGGAAATGGGTGGCAATCTCATGTCCCTCCCGATACATCCGGTCAAAGACCCCGATCCGGCGTTCCACCATGGTCTCGTCAGCGAAGGGGAGATCCGAATAGCCAGGTGGACCGTTAGGCGGGTCGTACTGCTTGCTACTGGCGTCAGGCAGCAAGCAGAGCCCTGCCAGAAAGAATGTCATTCGAGCTTGATGGGCAGCTGCAGAATCTAGCAGGTTCGAGATCGTGCCTTGCCGGGTCTCGCAGCCGCCGTCGATAGAGACAACGACTACTTGCGTTGGTTTCTCGCCGGCTTGTGGAACAGGCAGTTGGACGGCGGGTTGTTCCAGTGGAGGCGAGGTCACGGATCGGGCTTCTGGCGCAACTGCCGCGGCATCAGCGCGTTCTACATTGGGTGCGGCGTCCGAGTTGGCCGAATCGGAGGACTGCTGTGGTGCGAAGGCCGCCACACCAATGAGCAGCAGTGCAGCACAGATTGCTGATGCCCCTCGAGCTATCGCGCCCGATCTCGATCCCATTTGGCCCTCCCGGCCTCATTGTCCCTGGCTAAACGTCGGATTCCCGACAGCGCAAGCGGTGGGTCGGAGTATGTTCAGCCGAAATCGCAGTGTCGGACCACGACCTAACTCCAGCACCGTGCCAGAGTGAGGCCATGCTGCATCGTTGCTCGCTCTCAGCCGAAGATCCGCATCTCGTCGCCCAGCAAATAGCCCAACTGATTGGTGGGGTCGTTAGTCCACTTGGTGCCTGCCCTGGTGGCTTTGTGGCATGGAGCAACGACGGGCTGGGTACCTCATTCGAGGTACTTCCGCGAGGTATCGAGGTAAAGCCAGATACTCGTGGCCCGGCTCAATTTGAGCGGAACTACTTCAGTCAACCTCTCAGCTCGACGAGGATGACCTTGTCGGTCTCCTGTTCTCCGGATGCCGTCGAGAAGTTAGCGGAACTAAACGAATGGCCAATCCGGTACTCCGATCGTGGTGGCTACGAAGTCATCGAGTTGTGGGTCGAGGGTCACACGCTGTTGGAGTTGATGACACCTCGCATGATGTCGGGGTATTTAGAGTCACTCGGGTCGCCTCGGATCGCCGGGTCTGGCACTGCAGTTCGACGGTTGGAGTTTGCTGTCGAGGTGCAGGTGGCGCCCGCGGAAGCCTGGCAGGCCTGGGTTGACA
The sequence above is a segment of the Actinomycetes bacterium genome. Coding sequences within it:
- a CDS encoding fructose bisphosphate aldolase codes for the protein MDSEQLEKMRDGHGFIAALDQSGGSTPKALRLYGIDEDQYSNDEQMFDLIHQMRTRIITSPAFTGDRIVGSILFEQTMDRDIEGLGSAAYLWQVKQVVPFLKVDKGLADESDGVQVMKPIPNLDPLLARATGKGVFGTKMRSVIKQGDTTGVAAVVDQQFEIARQIIAAGLVPIVEPEVDIHSPTKVEAEQLLREQITAQLDSLPDSDQVMLKLTLPSEANFYADLIAHPRVLRVVALSGGYSRIEADQLLRENHNMIASFSRALTEGLTAQQSDAEFNELLDSSIQSIYDASLT
- a CDS encoding AI-2E family transporter, with translation MREKKTKGSMIKIDPNGPNWLQRVGVSAWLLLGVIGLVVVLYFGLAQISGLLIPLTVSVVIGMIFYPLVDRLHGIGLPRSLAAAVILLLLVLITVASVGLAVKGVFDQGKTIVDQLTQGWAVIQEWLAEQGIDLASLESLWSSISDSGAGGSIARAGFSSVAAFLVGLFVGIFLLYYMLKDWQLIRDWVAGNMGVPVELGSDLLQDATKSIRSYFAGLAISSIPVSIVIGLAMVVLDLPLAFTVALVTFVTSFIPYLGAILSGAFAVLVALGSGGVDDALIMLVVVLITQNVVQTLLLTKVTSDKLSLHPIVNLGSTIVGATIAGLVGATLSAPIVATVLAIRKRLLNYYAQQQVISPPEPEG
- a CDS encoding GNAT family N-acetyltransferase, encoding MAYDFQIRQAGPADTPDLAQVAQRTFPLACPPATPAADIQQHISNELSERAFLAHMDSPVTEFQVAVASDGQIIGYLMLVVTAAGAPNLPGTQPLEVRRIYVDEAWQGRGVGAALMDLAVVRARNQQLDCLWLGTNQENHTAVAFYRRLGFEHVGTRTFQVGCSVECDFVLARSLATVTQ
- a CDS encoding SRPBCC domain-containing protein, whose translation is MLHRCSLSAEDPHLVAQQIAQLIGGVVSPLGACPGGFVAWSNDGLGTSFEVLPRGIEVKPDTRGPAQFERNYFSQPLSSTRMTLSVSCSPDAVEKLAELNEWPIRYSDRGGYEVIELWVEGHTLLELMTPRMMSGYLESLGSPRIAGSGTAVRRLEFAVEVQVAPAEAWQAWVDTDLLCEWWDLQEAHVDLRIGGAYELIFLPEGGEGLRGSEGCRILDYVPGRLLAFTFNSPSHLDMGRDHTWVTVDFAPSQKGTVVTVNHCGFLSDDRWIECREFFRQAWRRTLRRFETYWAGSVPSSVNEQSVDLRGLPAPAID